One stretch of Anolis sagrei isolate rAnoSag1 chromosome 11, rAnoSag1.mat, whole genome shotgun sequence DNA includes these proteins:
- the C11H9orf43 gene encoding uncharacterized protein C9orf43 homolog, giving the protein MVGVDTKQWDETICDMMPCQHPLCWETLRRIESGHPRIVLGALASPERESPDCEGELPTLKIIDLPLNCPQKQGVKCSKSYSSVSKTVSRTKDTRSYFSNCTPNDTWIPPVSVMSSERNPFPGLNSRMDSHTPHLSPFSFSCSRQLEQIQVMDISELAAQRLGCQLPYGNLVVQWIPSKWPSRLQSKKSPVKATASQRMCVKDLALESTLSFKDNQVKRRKKSSKVPTGGQPYLLHLRRKKRVPTDNSSPLGKGEEATDGALRTSQLSFCSLPLTPLASPRKEVNPEMNSRKAASTEIKKKVAPPVIVLQKAPSLYRFEAKFPVKERCSRGIRGQLRVPPEGSGLLWHSISDLVDKPGCTEAPDPRKGGDGRGGGSHGDQPDKVATLIQEASAEEGPPPLAPIAPPERKKSVRFAECKNNTARVPTEGGHSVLPRILRMESKFCRYRRQMASWREPPPQLAPPAPAPPPQDPAPPSAPTDSPQGTPRESPRLLLSPNPPPPPPSPFFSLSSENSSLD; this is encoded by the exons ATGGTGGGAGTAGATACCAAACAATGGGACGAGACCATTTGCGACATGATGCCTTGCCAGCACCCTCTTTGCTGGGAGACGCTGCGGAGGATTGAAAGTGGGCACCCCCGGATAGTCTTGGGGGCCCTGGCCTCCCCTGAGAGAGAGTCTCCAGATTGTGAAG GTGAGCTGCCCACACTGAAAATCATAGACCTTCCTCTCAATTGCCCTCAGAAACAGGGAGTCAAGTGCAGCAAAAGCTACAGTTCCGTTTCCAAAACTGTCTCCCGTACGAAAGACACCAGAAGTTATTTTTCAAATTGTACCCCGAATGATACTTGGATACCCCCAGTCTCGGTAATGAG TTCTGAAAGGAATCCCTTCCCAGGGCTGAACTCCCGGATGGATTCTCACACCCCGCACCTCTCACCATTCAGCTTTAGCTGCTCGAGGCAACTCGAACAA ATACAGGTGATGGATATCTCTGAATTGGCAGCCCAGAGATTGGGCTGTCAACTTCCCTATGGAAACCTGGTGGTCCAGTGGATTCCATCCAAGTGGCCCAGTCGTCTGCAGTCCAAGAAGTCACCTGTGAAAGC TACGGCCTCTCAAAGGATGTGTGTGAAAGACCTTGCGTTGGAAAGCACCCTCTCATTCAAGGACAACCAAGTAAAG AGGAGAAAGAAATCCAGTAAAGTCCCCACAGGAGGCCAGCCTTACCTCCTTCACCTGAGGCGAAAGAAGCGGGTCCCCACCGACAATTCAAG TCCTTTAGGCAAAGGAGAGGAGGCTACAGACGGCGCTCTCCGGACCAGTCAGCTGTCCTTCTGCAGCCTGCCGCTTACTCCTCTGGCATCCCCACGCAAAGAGGTCAACCCAGAGATGAACAGCAGAAAAGCAGCCTCAACAGAGATCAAGAAGAAGGTTGCACCGCCTGTGATTGTCCTTCAGAAAGCACCCAGTTTGTACAGATTTGAAGCAAAG TTTCCTGTGAAAGAGCGATGCTCAAGAGGAATCCGTGGGCAGCTCAGAGTTCCCCCAGAAG GCTCAGGGCTCCTGTGGCACTCGATATCTGACCTAGTGGACAAGCCAGGCTGCACTGAGGCCCCGGACCCCAGGAAAGGAGGAgacggaagaggaggaggaagccatgGTGACCAGCCGGACAAAGTCGCTACACTGATCCAGGAGGCT TCTGCCGAGGAAGGACCTCCCCCATTGGCTCCTATAGCTCCTCCAGAGAGGAAGAAGTCGGTGAGGTTTGCGGAGTGCAAGAACAACACAGCCAGGGTGCCCACAGAAG GTGGCCATAGCGTTCTTCCCCGGATTTTGAGAATGGAGTCCAAGTTCTGCCGGTACCGGAGGCAGATGGCCAGCTGGAGGGAGCCCCCTCCTCAGCTTGcacctcctgctcctgctcctcctccgcAGGACCCTGCTCCTCCGTCGGCCCCCACAGACAGCCCCCAGGGGACCCCCAGGGAGAGCCCCCGGCTGCTCCTCTCCCCCAACCCCCCTCCacctcccccttcccccttcttctccctcaGCAGTGAGAATTCCTCCCTGGACTGA
- the POLE3 gene encoding DNA polymerase epsilon subunit 3, producing the protein MAERPEDLNLPNAVVTRIIKEALPDGVNVSKEARSAVSRAASVFVLYATSCANNFAMKGKRKTLNAGDVLSAMEEMEFQRFLAPLKESLEAYRSEQKGKRGALELKKKDRDKKEGSEDPEKSQEEENEEERMMEEEEQNEEEEENEEEG; encoded by the exons ATGGCCGAGCGGCCGGAGGACTTGAACTTGCCCAATGCCGTGGTCACACGGATCATTAAAGAAGCC CTCCCCGACGGCGTGAACGTCTCGAAAGAGGCCCGGAGCGCTGTGTCCCGGGCAGCCAGCGTCTTCGTGCTCTACGCCACGTCCTG TGCCAACAATTTTGCCATGAAGGGGAAGCGGAAGACGCTGAACGCGGGGGACGTGCTCTCGGCCATGGAGGAGATGGAGTTCCAGAGGTTCCTCGCCCCGTTGAAGGAGTCCTTAGAAG CTTACAGGAGTGAGCAAAAAGGGAAAAGAGGCGCCTTGGAGCTCAAAAAGAAGGACCGAGACAAGAAGGAGGGCTCTGAAGACCCCGAAAAGAGCCAGgaagaggagaatgaggaggagaggatgatggaggaggaggagcagaacgaggaggaagaggagaatgaggaggaggGCTGA